CTTTGTTTTCATATAAGATTTTCAAATCTTCACCTGACTTGAATCTGCCGGTTGTCGGATCAATTGTCTCTAACCAGTGTACATGAACAGCTCCGGGAATGTGTCCTCCCCTCTTACCATATACTGTCTTGCCGGTAAACTCACTTGCAGTACGCACATCCAGGAATGTTATCCTGTCATCTTCCAAATGGTCAAGTATCCATTCTTTTGTTGCAAGTCTTGTTTCATCAACTTCACCAGAAAAATTGGCTTTTTTAACGGTTGAGACCTCACTGGTAAACGCACCACCTTCATCGATCCATCCCTTGATACTGCCATCGAATATACTCACCCTGTCATGTCCAAAATATTCCAGGGTCCAGAGAAGCCTTGCTGCAAATACCCCTCCAAAATTATCATAAGCAATAACATGAGTTCCATTATCAATCCCGCGGGAACCTAAGACCTGTTCAAAAATATCCTGAGATATGCACATGGCAGGTAATCCCAGTTGTGTCCTTACAATATCTTTCAATCCAATGTTCACGGAATTCCTGATGTGACCTTTAGCATAATCAACAGCAGTCCTGGTATCTACTATCCGAATTTCAGGATCGTCGATATGATCGTTCAGCCATTTCGCATTAATCCTATTTTGAATATTCTTATTTGTCAAAACTAAACCTCCCACAAAAATAGATGAATATATTGATATTTAACAATTCGCAAAAGATTATAACCATTTCTTCCTTTTGAAATACATGACCATAAAAGCGGCTACGGTTAGGACGACCATCCAATACACAGGATAGCTCCACCGCCAGCCAAGTTCAGGCATGTATTCAAAATTCATTCCATAATTACCTGCAATAAAAGTAAGGGGAATAAATATTGTAGCAATAATGGTCAGGACCTTCATGACTTCGTTCATTTTATTACTGACACTTGAAAGATAAATATCCAGCATGCCTGAAAGCATATCCCTGAATGTTTCTATGGTATCGATAACCTGGATAGTATGGTCGTAGACATCCCTCAGATATATGGTTGTGGAATCCTGAATTAATGATGATTCACCCCTTTCCATACTGTTGACCACTTCTCGCAGTGGCCAGACAGACTTTCGTAAAAATATCATCTCCCTTTTTAGCTCATGTATGGTCTGTAATGTCTCTGGTCTGGGATTTGTTACCAGTTCTTCTTCCATTGCTTCAATCTTTTCTCCCAGTTTCTCAAGAATTACAAAATAATTGTCAACAATGGCATCAAGCAATGCGTAAGCAAGATAATCAGCCCCCATCTTTCTGATACGGCCCTTTGAATTCCTGATACGATCCCTGACATGATCAAAAACATCTCCTTCCATTTCCTGAAAGGAAATAATGAAATTTGAGCCAAGA
This genomic interval from Methanosarcinales archaeon contains the following:
- a CDS encoding sulfurtransferase, coding for MTNKNIQNRINAKWLNDHIDDPEIRIVDTRTAVDYAKGHIRNSVNIGLKDIVRTQLGLPAMCISQDIFEQVLGSRGIDNGTHVIAYDNFGGVFAARLLWTLEYFGHDRVSIFDGSIKGWIDEGGAFTSEVSTVKKANFSGEVDETRLATKEWILDHLEDDRITFLDVRTASEFTGKTVYGKRGGHIPGAVHVHWLETIDPTTGRFKSGEDLKILYENKGIDASKEVVAYCWMGLRASHSYAILRLLGYQHLRVYDASWAEWGELDTVPIET
- the corA gene encoding magnesium/cobalt transporter CorA, which encodes MSRFFKKRTQKIGLPPGTLVHVGEKKVEKTKITIIDYDAEYLEEKVAKTVDECFSFKDKPTVTWINIDGIHEIEIIEKIGNHFDLHPLILEDIVHTEQRPKMEDFEHYIYVVLRLLTFDEIDNEINAEQISIILGSNFIISFQEMEGDVFDHVRDRIRNSKGRIRKMGADYLAYALLDAIVDNYFVILEKLGEKIEAMEEELVTNPRPETLQTIHELKREMIFLRKSVWPLREVVNSMERGESSLIQDSTTIYLRDVYDHTIQVIDTIETFRDMLSGMLDIYLSSVSNKMNEVMKVLTIIATIFIPLTFIAGNYGMNFEYMPELGWRWSYPVYWMVVLTVAAFMVMYFKRKKWL